GTCGAGATGGAAGTGCGCGAGCTGCTGAGCAGCTACCAGTTCCCGGGCGACGATATTCCCGTGATCAAGGGCTCGGCCCTGATGGCGCTGGAAGACAAGTCCCCCGAGCTGGGCGAGCAGGCCATCCTGAAGCTGATGGAAGCGGTCGACAGCTACATCCCGCAGCCGGAGCGTCCGAAGGACCTGCCGTTCCTGATGCCGATCGAGGACGTGTTCTCGATCTCGGGCCGCGGCACGGTGGTGACGGGGCGCATCGAGCGCGGCATCGTCAAGGTCGGTGAGGAAGTCGAGATCGTCGGTCTGAAGGACACGACGAAGACGACGGTGACGGGCGTCGAGATGTTCCGCAAGCTGCTGGACAGCGGCGAGGCCGGTGACAACATCGGCGCGCTGCTGCGCGGCACGAAGCGCGAGGACGTGGAGCGCGGCCAGGTGCTGGCGAAGCCCGGCTCGATCACGCCGCACACCAAGTTCAAGGCGGAAGCCTATGTGCTGACGAAGGAAGAGGGCGGCCGCCACACGCCGTTCTTCACCAACTACCGTCCGCAGTTCTACTTCCGCACGACCGACGTGACGGGCGTTGTCACCCTGCCGGAAGGCGTGGAGATGGTGATGCCGGGCGACAACGTGACGATGAACGTCGAGCTGATCGCGCCGATCGCCATGGACCAGGGCCTGCGCTTCGCCATCCGCGAAGGCGGCCGCACCGTCGGCGCCGGCGTCGTCGCCAGCATCACGGACTGATCCCTCCAGCCGTCAGCGGCTGGTCGAAAAAACGGGCCGCCCCTCCTGGGGGCGGCCTTTTTTTGTGCCTCGGGCCGCCGCCGGTATGGGCGCGGCCGCGGAACCTGTCGGCGAAACGGGGTGGCGGGGCCTGGGCAGTGCGGCGGTGGTCCGTCATGAAAGGAATCGGCGTGGCCGGAGCGGCACCCTCTCGACAGGCCCGCCGTGCTGACCTATAGAGCCCCCCTCGCGGCAGCGCTGCTCCGCAGGGACGTAGCTCAATTGGCTAGAGCGCCGGTCTCCAAAACCGGAGGTTGCGGGTTCGAGACCCTCCGTCCCTGCCAGCGCCGCCCGAAGCTTTCCGCCGGGCGGTGGTCGTGAAGCCCTCCGCCCGCGAAGCCTGTCCAGATGGCCAGGTGGTGTTCTTCAGAATCAGGCAGGGTCGCCGGTCATTGGCTAAGTTCAATCCCATCCTGTTCGCTCGCGATGTTCGGCAGGAGGTGGCGCGGGTCACCTGGCCGTCGCGCAAGGAAACCCTGATCACCACCGGGCTGGTGCTGGCGCTGTCCGCGCTGGCCGCTGTGTTTTTCCTGGTGACCGACAAGCTGATCCAGCTGGGCATGAGCCTGCTGTTCGGCTTCGGCGCCTGATCGCGGAGCGCGTTCCATGGCTGACATGAAGTGGTACGTCGTTCACGTCTACTCGGGCTTCGAGAAGAAGATCGCCCAGCAGATCAAGGAGCAGGCCGCCCAGAAGGGGCTGGCTGACCAGATTGGTGACATCCTCGTCCCTTCCGAGGAGGTGACGGAGGTGCGGCGTGGCCAGAAGGTCAATGCCGAGCGCAAGTTCTTCCCCGGCTATGTGCTGGTGAAGATGGCCATGACCGACGATGCCTGGCACCTGGTGAAGGACACGCCCAAGGTCACTGGCTTCCTGGGCGCCCGCAACCGCCCCAGCCCGATTACCGAGGCCGAGGCCCTGCGGATCGTCAAGCAGGTGCAGGAAGGCGTCGACAAGCCGAAGCGCCCCGCCGTGGTCTATGAGGTGGGTGAGCAGGTGCGGGTGGCTGACGGTCCCTTCGCCAGCTTCAACGGCACGGTGGAAGAGGTCGATGAGGAGAAGGGCCGCGTGAAGGTCAGCGTCTCCATCTTCGGCCGCGCCACCCCGGTCGAGCTGGAATACGCACAGGTCGAGAAGGTCTGACCTTCCGATGTCGCCCCGCGCGCTGCTGAGGCGGGCGCGGGATTATTGGGCGGGCCTGCTGGCCTCGCCCGGAGGACCCGGGAGAGTATCCCGAGGCATGGCGGCCGGCGCGGCCGCCGCCATGTTGCCCGCCTTCGGATTGCATCTGGTCATCGCTGCCGCCCTGGCCTGGCTCCTGCGCGGCAGCCTGCCGGTGGCAACGGCCGCCTGCCTGTTCATTGGCAATCCGCTGACGCATCTCTTTCTGCTGCCGCTGGAATTTGAACTGGGGCGCCGGCTGGTGCCGCCTTCCCTGGACCTGTTGCCAAAGCACGGGCCTGGCTGGCTGCTGCTGCTCCTGCCCGATGCGGAGGGAACCCTGGCCGGAGGCCTGCTTCTGGCCTTTATCCTGGGTCTGGCTGTCCTGCTGCTCTCCCGCTGGAGCCTTCGGGCGAAAGAAGCTAAGCCTCGGTAATTGCTGGAGATTAAACTCCTGGTGATGACATGGCCGGGCAACCGGAGGCCCGCGCCGGCGGTTTCCCGGTGGTTGGCTCCCGATACCGCCATCCCCCCCAGGAGACCGCCATGATCCGTCGTACCGCGATGACCGCTCTGTCCGCTGCTGCACTGATGCCGGTCCTGCTTCGCAGCGCCGGCGCCCAGACCGCTCCGGGTGGAGGCGCTCAGCCCGCCCCTGGCGGAGGCGTCCAGACCGCTCCGGGTGCAGGGGGCCAGCCCGCCCCCGGCATGGACGTCCAGTTGCTGCAACGGATCCTCGTGGATTCCGTCTTCTCGCTGGCCAGCAGCGAGCTGGCCTTGCAGAAGGCCCAGGCCCCGGCCGTGAAGACCTTCGCGCAGTTCGAGGTCAATGAGCAGCGCGCCACCATGCAGGCCATGAAGATCGGCGGCCTCCCACTGCCGGCGCAGATCGACATGGACGGCCCGAAGATGCAGCTGCTGCAGCAGCTACGCGGTCTCGACGGCGCGCAGTTCGACCTGGCGTATCTGCAGGGCCAGATCGCGGTGCATCAGGAGCTGCTGCAGCTGTATCAGCCCCTGCTGGCCGCCGGCACGGTGCCGGAACAGGTGATCGCCACCCTCTCCGTGGCCGCCATCCAGCAGCATATCGCCATGTTGCAGGCCATCGCCTGAGCCGTGCCGGGCGCCGCCGCCTGGCCGATTCTTAGCGCTGGACTCTCAGAAGGGAGGGGGTTATACGCCCGCCTCCGCCACGGCGGCCCTGGGCGTATTGCGTCCGGCGGCCGCCGTGGTGTTTCAGGGACGCGGAAGGCAATGGCCATGGGGCCTGCCGTTCGGACCGCGCGCCTCTGAGATCGCAGAGGACGGATTATGGCGAAGAAGATCGTCGGCTACATCAAGCTGCAGATCCCGGCCGGCAAGGCGAACCCCTCGCCGCCGGTAGGCCCGGCGCTGGGTCAGCGCGGCCTGAACATCATGCAGTTCGTGAAGGAATTCAACGCGGCGACGCAGCAGATGGAGCCCGGCACCCCGACGCCGGTCGTCATCACCGCGTATTCCGACCGTACCTTCTCCTTCGTCACCAAGACGCCGCCGAACACCTACTTCCTGCTGAAGGCTGCCAAGATCGACAAGGGCACGCAGACGCCGGGCAAGGGTGGCAATGTCGGCCGCGTCACGAAGTCGCAGCTGCGCGAAATCGCCGCGACCAAGATGAAGGACATGAACGCCAACGACGTCGAGGCGGCCGTGTCCATGCTGGCCGGTTCCGCCCGCTCGATGGGCATCGCCGTGGTGGAGGGCTGATCCGATGGCCAAGCAGGGCAAGCGTCTGAAGGCGCTCTACGCGTCGCTCGACACCGACAAGCTGTACGCGCTGAACGCCGCCATCGAGACCGCCAAGGCGAATGCCAAGGCGAAGTTCGATGAGACCATCGAGATCTCGATGAACCTCGGCATCGACCCGCGCCACGCCGACCAGATGGTCCGCGGCGTGGTCGGCCTGCCGAACGGCACCGGCAAGACCGTGCGCGTGGGCGTCTTCGCCCGCGGCCCGAAGGCGGAGGAGGCTCTGGCCGCCGGCGCCGACGTGGTGGGCGCGGACGACCTGGCCGCCCTGGTGCAGGAAGGCAAGATCGAGTTCGACCGCTGCATCGCGACCCCGGACATGATGGGCCTCGTCGGCCGCCTGGGTAAGATCCTGGGCCCGCGCGGCCTGATGCCGAACCCGAAGCTGGGTTCCGTCACTATGGACGTGAAGGGCGCCGTGGCCGCCGCCAAGGCCGGCCAGGTGGAGTTCCGCGCCGAGAAGGCCGGCATCGTGCATGCCGGTATCGGCAAGGCCTCCTTCTCCGCCGAGGCTCTGCTGGAGAACGCCAAGGCTTTCGTGGACGCCATCCAGCGCGCGAAGCCGGCCGGTGCCAAGGGCACCTATGTGAAGAAGGTGAACGTCTCTTCTTCCATGGGCGCCGGCTACAAGGTCGACGTCTCCTCCCTCTCGGCCTGAGCCGAGGGGAAACCGAATTCCCGCCGCCGGTCCGCCGGCGGCGTGGGCAGGGGGGGGCCTTTGGCCCTTTCCGAATGCCTGTCCGAGAGCGCCTGTGGCCGAAAGGCCTTGATGGGGTCCGCCCCGCAAGCGTGAGACGGGATGCCCGAGAGATCGTTGCCGGTGGCCTTTTTGCCTCCGGTGGGATTGGCTTGGTGTCTTCCGCCGAACTCAAATGACAGGTGAGCCAGGAGTGGAAGCGCGGCCTTGGCCGGGCGGAAGCTCCCGCGTGAACCGGCTGGCGCCCTTCCACAAGGCGCCGGCTTTGTAAGAAGTTGGGAAGTATGGACCGTACGGAAAAGCGCGCGTTCGTTGCCTCCCTCGCGGAAGTGTTCGCGGATACCTCCTTCGTGCTCGTCGCCCAGAATAAGGGCATGACGGTCGCGGGCGTGAGTGATCTGCGGCGCAAGATGCGGGCGGCGGGTGCGACGTATAAGGTCGCGAAGAACCGTCTGGCCAACCTTGCCCTCGATGGCACCTCCTTCCAGGGCATCTCGCCGCTGCTGAAGGGTCCGACCGCGCTGGCGTGGTCCAAGGATCCCGTGGCCGTGGCGAAGACCGCCGTGGAATTCGCCAAGACGAACGACAAGTTCGTCATCCTCGGCGGGTCGCTGGGAAGCCAGGTTCTTGATGTCAACGGCATCAAGGCTCTGGCGGAACTGCCCTCGCTCGAGACGCTGCGTGCCCAGCTGCTGGGCCTGATCCAGACGCCTGCGACTCGTATCGCCGGCATCCTTCAGGCGCCGGGTGGCCAGGTTGCGCGCGTCCTGGCGGCGTATGCCAAGAAGGACGAGGCGGCCTAACAGCCCTTCGCGGAAGACCCAATCCCGGTCCTGTTTGGGCCAGGGATTGCATTTAACAAGCCAAGCGATTACATCGAAGGATACAAGACATGGCCGATCTCGCTAAGATCGTGGACGATCTGTCCGCCCTGACGGTTCTGGAAGCCGCCGAGCTCTCCAAGATGCTGGAAGAGAAGTGGGGCGTTTCCGCCGCCGCTCCTGTCGCCGTGGCTGCTGCCCCGGCCGGTGGTGGCGCTGCTGCCGCCCCCGTTGAAGAGCAGACCGAGTTCACGGTCATCCTTGCCACCGCTGGTGACAAGAAGATCAACGTCATCAAGGAAATCCGCACCATCACCGGCCTGGGCCTGAAGGAAGCCAAGGACCTGGTCGAGGGCGCCCCGAAGACCGTCAAGGAAGGCGTGTCCAAGGACGAAGCGGCGAAGATCAAGAAGGTGCTCGAAGAGAACGGGGCCACCGTCGAGGTCAAGTAAGCTCTTTCGTCCCTCTCCCGGGGCTTCCGCTCCGGGGGATACAAAGAGTGCTGTCGGTTCGGGCGGGGACCCTCTGGGTGCCTGCCCGCGCCTGCGTTTCACGGGCTCTTCCGTGTCTCGCGTCCAGGGTTTCCCCTGGGGATGCCCCGCCGGTTGGGGACTGATTAGCCGGGAAGATGGTTCGGCGTGAAGGGAAGCAAGACGGGCATGAACGCGATCACCAAGTCGTTCACCGGGCGCAAGCGCATCCGTAAGTCCTTTGGGCGGCTGCCCGAGGTGGCACCGATGCCGAACCTCATCGATGTGCAGCGCGCCTCCTATGAAGCGTTCCTGCAGATGGGTGTGGACCCAGACGCGCGGACGAACACCGGGTTGCAGGAAGTGTTCAAGTCGGTCTTTCCGATCGACGACTTCGCTGGCCGCGGCCGGCTGGAATTCGTCCAGTATGAGCTGGAAGAGCCGAAATACGACGTCGAGGAATGCATCCAGCGCGGGCTGACCTTTGCCGCCCCGCTGAAGGTGCGCCTGCGCCTGATCGTCTGGGATGTCGATGAGGACACGGGCTCGCGCTCCGTCCGCGACATCAAGGAGCAGGATGTCTACATGGGCGACATGCCGCTCATGACGGATAACGGCACCTTTATCATCAACGGCACCGAGCGCGTCATCGTCTCGCAGATGCACCGCTCGCCGGGCGTCTTCTTCGACCATGACAAGGGCAAGACGCACTCCTCCGGCAAGTATCTCTTCGCCGCGCGCGTCATCCCCTACCGTGGCTCCTGGCTGGACTTCGAGTTCGACGCCAAGGACATCTGCTACGTGCGCGTGGACCGGAAGCGCAAGCTGCCCGCCACGACGCTGCTCTACGCCCTGGAATCCGCCGCGACCGAGGCCAAGCGCGCCGCGCTGCCCGAGGGCGCGCAGCTGGAGCCCGGCGAAGTCCGTGGCATGGATGGCGAGGAAATCCTCAACACCTTCTACCAGCAGGTGGTCTTCAAGCTCGGCCCGAAGGGCTGGAGCCGCTCCTTCGAGCCGGACTCCTTCCGTGGCCTGAAGCTGACCGAGAATCTGGTGGATGCCATCTCCGGCGAGGTCGTCGCGGAGAAGGAGACCAAGCTGACGGCGCGCGCCGCCCGCAAGATCGCCGAGGGGGGCACCACCGAGGTGTTGGTCGGCCGTGCCGATCTGCTGGGCCGTTTCGTGGCCGAGGATCTGGTCGACCTGAATACGGGCGAGATCTGGGCGGAGGCGGGCGAGGAGCTGACCGAGCCGAAGCTGGCCGCCATCGAGCAGGCTGGCCTGGACGAGCTGCCGACGCTGGCGATCGACCAGTCCACCGGCCCCTGGATCCGCAACACGCTGGTCGTCGACAAGAACAACAGCCGCGACGAAGCGCTGATGGACATCTACCGCGTCATGCGGCCGGGTGAGCCGCCGACGCCGGAGACCGCCGAGGCGCTGTTCCGCGGCCTCTTCTTCGACGAGGAGCGCTACGACCTCTCCACCGTCGGCCGCGTGAAGATGAACATGCGCCTGGGCTTCAGCCTGGACGATGTGCCGGATTACCTGCGCACGCTGCGCAAGCAGGACATCCTGGCCACCGTCAAGACGCTGCTGGAGCTGAAGGACGGCAAGGGCCAGATCGACGACATCGACAACCTCGGCAACCGCCGGGTGCGTTCGGTCGGCGAGCTGATGGAGAACCAGTACCGCGTCGGCCTGCTGCGGATGGAGCGCGCGATCAAGGAGCGCATGGGGTCGGTCGATATCGACACCGTCATGCCGCATGACCTGATCAACGCGAAGCCCGCCGCTGCCGCCGTGCGCGAGTTCTTCGGCTCCTCGCAGCTCAGCCAGTTCATGGACCAGACCAACCCGCTGTCCGAGGTAACGCATAAGCGCCGCCTCTCGGCGCTTGGCCCGGGCGGTCTGACGCGTGAGCGCGCCGGCTTCGAGGTGCGCGACGTGCACCCGACGCATTACGGCCGCATCTGCCCGATCGAGACGCCGGAAGGCCCGAATATCGGCCTGATCAACAGCCTCGCGACCTTCGCCAAGGTGAACAAATACGGCTTCATCGAGACGCCGTACCGCCTGGTGAAGGACGGCAAGATCGTGGGCGCGCCCCGCTACCTCTCCGCCATGGAGGAGGAGAAGCTGGTGGTCGCCCAGGCCGATGCCGAGGTGAATGCCGAGAGCGGCGAGTTCCTGTCCGACCTCGTCTCCGTCCGCCAGGGCGGCGACTTCCGGCTGGTGAAGCCGGAAGAGGTGACGGCGATCGACGTCTCGCCCAAGCAGCTCGTGTCCGTCGCCGCGGCGCTCATCCCGTTCCTGGAGAACGATGACGCCAACCGTGCGCTGATGGGCTCCAACATGATGCGTCAGGCGGTGCCGCTGGTGCAGTCCGACGCGCCGCTGGTGGGCACGGGCATGGAGGCCGCCGTGGCGCGCGACTCCGGCGCGACCATCGTGGCGCGGCGTGGCGGCGTGGTGGACTCCATCGACGGCGCGCGCATCGTGGTGCGCGCGACCAGCGAGGAGGACGGCACCACCCGCGGCGTCGACATCTATCGCCTGCGGAAGTTCCAGCGCTCCAACCAGAGCACCTGCATCAACCAGCGCCCGCTGGTGAAGGTGGGTGATCAGGTGGCGGCTGGCGACATCATCGCTGACGGCCCCTCCACCCAGCTCGGTGAGCTGGCGCTGGGCCGCAACGTGCTCGTCGCCTTCATGCCGTGGAACGGGTACAACTTCGAGGACTCCATCCTCATCAGCGAGCGTATCGCGACGGATGACGTCTTCACCTCGATCCATATCGAGGAATTCGAGGTGATGGCCCGCGACACCAAGCTGGGCCAGGAAGAGATCACCCGCGACATTCCGAATGTCGGCGAGGAAGCGCTCCGCAACCTCGACGAGGCCGGCATCGTCTATGTCGGCGCCGAGGTGAACCCGGGCGACATCCTGATCGGCAAGGTGACGCCGAAGGGCGAGAGCCCGATGACGCCGGAAGAGAAGCTCCTCCGCGCCATCTTCGGCGAGAAGGCCTCCGACGTGCGCGACACGTCCCTGCGCCTGCCGCCGGGCACCACGGGCACCGTCGTCGACGTGCGCGTCTTCTCCCGCCGCGGCGTGGACAAGGACGAGCGCGCCATGGCGATCGACCGCGCCGAGGTGGAGCGTCTGGCCAAGGACCGTGACGACGAGCGCGCCATCCAGGAGCGCAGCTTCACCTCGCGCCTGCGCGAGAAGCTGCTGAACCAGAAGGCGAGCGGCGGCTTCAAGGGCATCAAGGCCGGCACGCCCATCACCGACGAGGTGCTGGACCAGTATTCCCGTGTCACCTGGCGCCAGATCGGCGTGCAGGACGATGCCGTGATGGCCGAGATCGAGGCGCTGAAGCGCGAGTTCGACGCGGCCGTCGAGAAGCTGCAGAAGCGCTTCGACAGCAAGGTCGAGAAGCTGCAGCGCGGCGACGAGCTGCCGCCGGGCGTCATGAAGATGGTCAAGGTCTTCGTGGCCGTGAAGCGCAAGCTTCAGCCGGGCGACAAGATGGCCGGCCGTCACGGCAACAAGGGCGTCGTTTCCCGCGTCGTGCCTGTCGAGGACATGCCCTTCCTGCCGGACGGCACCTCGGTGGACCTGGTGCTGAACCCGCTGGGCGTGCCCTCGCGCATGAACATCGGCCAGATCCTGGAGACGCATCTGGGCTGGGCCTGCGCGGTGCTGGGCAAGCAGATCGGTGAGCTGGTCGAGGACTACCGGCGTGCCGGTGCGGCCCGCGACGAGCTGCTCGAGAAGCTGCGCGACGTCTATGGTCAGGAGATCTTCGACCGCGACATCGAGGACATGACCGAGGACCAGCTGCTGGAACTCGGCACCAACCTGCAGCGCGGCGTGCCGATCGCGACCCCGGTCTTCGACGGCGCGCGGATCTCCGATATCGAGACCATGCTGACCAAGGCGGGCCTCGATACCTCGGGCCAGACCACGCTGATCGACGGCCGCTCCGGCGAGCCCTTCGAGCGCAAGGTGACGGTCGGCTACATCTACATGCTGAAGCTGCACCATCTGGTCGACGACAAGATCCACGCGCGTTCGATCGGTCCGTACTCGCTCGTCACGCAGCAGCCGCTGGGTGGTAAGGCGCAGTTCGGCGGCCAGCGCTTCGGTGAGATGGAGGTCTGGGCCCTGGAGGCTTATGGCGCCGCCTATACCCTGCAGGAGATGCTGACGGTGAAGTCGGACGACGTGTCCGGCCGCACCAAGGTCTATGAGGCCATCGTCCGCGATCAGGACAATTTCGAGGCCGGCATCCCCGAGAGCTTCAACGTCCTCGTGAAGGAACTGAAGTCGCTGGGCCTGAATGTCGATCTGGAGAACCGCACGCCTTGATCATGCTCCCCTTGATTGAATCGCGTGTGAACCACTTTTTGCTCAGCCGCGCCGGGACGACCCCGGCGCGGCGGCCTCACCTTGAGAGGACGGGCGCATGAACGAGCTGATGAAGATCCTGGGCCAGACTGGCCAGGCGATGACGTTTGATCAGATCAAGATCACGATCGCCTCGCCGGAGCAGATCCGCTCCTGGTCCTATGGCGAGATCAAGAAGCCCGAGACGATCAACTACCGCACCTTCAAGCCGGAGCGGGACGGGCTGTTCTGCGCGCGCATCTTTGGTCCGATCAAGGACTATGAGTGCCTGTGCGGCAAGTACAAGCGGATGAAGTTCCGCGGCATCATCTGCGAGAAGTGCGGCGTCGAGGTCACGCTGGCCAAGGTGCGCCGTGAGCGCATGGGCCATATCGAGCTGGCCAGCCCGGTCGCGCATATCTGGTTCATGAAGTCGCTGCCTTCGCGCGTCGGCCTCATGGTCGATATGTCGCTGAAGGAGCTGGAGAAGGTCCTGTACTTCGAGTCGTATGTGGTGCTGGAGCCGGGTCTGACCGACCTGAAGCTGCACCAGCTGCTGACCGAGGAGCAGTACCAGTCCAAGATGGACGAGTTCGGCGAGGATGCCTTCTCCGTCGGCATCGGTGCCGAGGCGGTGAAGCAGATGCTGGCCGCCATCGACCTGGACAAGGAAAGCACGCAGCTTCGCGTCGACCTCAAGGAGACCAACTCCGAGGCCAAGCGCAAGAAGTACGTCAAGCGCCTGAAGATGATCGAATCCTTCAAGGAGGGCGGTGCCCGTCCTGAATGGATGATCCTCGACGTCGTGCCGGTGATCCCGCCCGAGCTGCGCCCGCTGGTGCCGCTGGATGGTGGCCGCTTCGCGACCTCCGACCTGAACGACCTGTACCGCCGCGTCATCAACCGCAACAACCGCCTGAAGCGGCTGATCGAGCTGCGCGCGCCTGATATCATCGTGCGCAACGAGAAGCGCATGCTGCAGGAGTCGGTGGACGCGCTGTTCGACAACGGCCGCCGCGGCCGCGCCATCACGGGTGCCAACAAGCGCCCGCTGAAGTCGCTGTCCGACATGCTGAAGGGCAAGCAGGGCCGCTTCCGGCAGAACCTGCTGGGCAAGCGCGTCGATTATTCCGGCCGTTCGGTGATCGTCGTCGGTCCCGAGATGAAGCTGCACCAGTGCGGTCTTCCCAAGAAGATGGCGCTGGAGCTGTTCAAGCCCTTCATCTATTCGAAGCTTGAGAAGTACGGGCACGCCACGACGATCAAGGCGGCCAAGCGGATGGTCGAGAAGGAGCGCCCGGAAGTCTGGGACATTCTCGAAGAAGTCATCCGCGAGCATCCGGTGATGCTGAACCGCGCGCCGACGCTGCACCGCCTGGGCATCCAGGCCTTCGAGCCGGTGCTGGTCGAGGGCAAGGCGATCCAGCTGCATCCGCTGGTCTGCACCGCCTTCAACGCGGACTTCGACGGCGACCAGATGGCCGTGCACGTGCCCCTGAGCCTCGAGGCCCAGCTGGAAGCGCGCGTGCTGATGATGTCGACCAACAACATCCTCAGCCCCGCCAACGGCAAGCCGATCATCGTGCCGTCGCAGGACATCGTTCTGGGCCTCTACTACCTCTCCCTGGAGACGCCGGAATTCCGCGTCGCCCAGAAGGAGCTGGAGGAGATCCGCGCCGCCATCACCGGCGCCAACGGCAAGTCCGTGGACGCGCTGACGGGCGCCGAGCGGAAGGCCCTGGAGCACCGCCCGCATGTCTTCGGCGACCTGGGTGAGGTGGAGCAGGCGCTGGCCGCCGGCGCCATCAACCTGCACACGGCCGTCATGGCCCGCGTGGCGGCCCCGACCGAGGACAATCCCCGGCGCCATGAGACGGTGCTGACCACCGCTGGCCGCATGATGATGGGCGCGCTGCTGCCGCGCGACCCCCGCACGCCCTACAGCCTGGTCAACCGCCAGCTGACCAAGAAGTCCATCTCGGACGTCATGGACGCGGTCTACCGTCACTGCGGCCAGAAGGAGTCGGTGATCTTCGCCGACCGCCTGATGTCCCTGGGCTTCAAGCAGGCGGCCAAGGCCGGCATTTCCTTCGGCAAGGACGACATGCAGATCCCTGCCGAGAAGGAAGGGCTGATTGCGGCTACCAAGGGCGAGGTGAAGGAGTTCGAGCAGCAGTATCTCGATGGCCTGATCACGGCCGGCGAGCGCTACAACAAGGTGGTTGACGCCTGGTCGCGCTGCACGGACGAGGTCGCCACCGCGATGATGAAGGAGATCTCCCGTCAGGAGGTCGGCCGCGTCACCAACAGCGTCTGGATGATGTCGCATTCCGGTGCCCGTGGCTCGCCGGCGCAGATGCGCCAGCTGGCCGGCATGCGCGGCCTGATGGCCAAGCCGTCGGGCGAGATCATCGAGCAGCCGATCATCGCGAACTTCAAGGAAGGCCTGTCCGTCCTGGAGTATTTCAACTCGACCCACGGTGCCCGTAAGGGCCTCGCGGATACCGCGTTGAAGACCGCGAACTCCGGCTACCTGACCCGCCGCCTGGTGGATGTGGCGCAGGACTGCATCATCGTCGAGAATGATTGCGGCTCCGAGCGCGGCATCACCGTGCGCGCCGTGATGGATGGCGGTGAGACGGTCTCCTCGCTTTCCGAGCGGATCCTGGGCCGGACGATCCAGCGCGACGTGGTGGACCCGGAGACGGGCGAGATCCTCTTCCCGCGCAACACGCTGGTCGATGAGCCGGCCGCCGAGGCGATCGAGAAGTCGGGCGTCGAGGAAGTCTATATCCGCTCCGTCCTCACCTGCGAGGCACGCTCCGGCGTCTGCGGCCATTGCTATGGCCGCGACCTGGCGCGCGGCACGCCGGTGAATATCGGTGAGGCCGTGGGCGTCATCGCCGCGCAGTCGATCGGCGAGCCGGGCACGCAGCTGACCATGCGTACCTTCCACATCGGCGGTGCGGCGCAGCGTGGCGCCGAGCAGTCGGCGGTGGAGGCCACCGGCGACGGTACCGTCTCCGTGCTGAACCGCGTGGTGGTGCAGAACAGCCAGGGCAACCCCATCGTGATGTCGCGTAACTGCGAGATCGTGCTGAGCGACGCCAATGGCCGTGAGCGCGCCCGCTACCGCGTGCCCTATGGTGCCCGCCTGCTGGTGCTGGAGGACGGCCTGGCCGTCACCCGCGGCCAGAAGCTGGCCGAATGGGACCCCTTCACCCTGCCGATCATCACCGAGAAGGGGGGTATCATCGAATACG
This genomic window from Roseomonas marmotae contains:
- the rpoB gene encoding DNA-directed RNA polymerase subunit beta encodes the protein MNAITKSFTGRKRIRKSFGRLPEVAPMPNLIDVQRASYEAFLQMGVDPDARTNTGLQEVFKSVFPIDDFAGRGRLEFVQYELEEPKYDVEECIQRGLTFAAPLKVRLRLIVWDVDEDTGSRSVRDIKEQDVYMGDMPLMTDNGTFIINGTERVIVSQMHRSPGVFFDHDKGKTHSSGKYLFAARVIPYRGSWLDFEFDAKDICYVRVDRKRKLPATTLLYALESAATEAKRAALPEGAQLEPGEVRGMDGEEILNTFYQQVVFKLGPKGWSRSFEPDSFRGLKLTENLVDAISGEVVAEKETKLTARAARKIAEGGTTEVLVGRADLLGRFVAEDLVDLNTGEIWAEAGEELTEPKLAAIEQAGLDELPTLAIDQSTGPWIRNTLVVDKNNSRDEALMDIYRVMRPGEPPTPETAEALFRGLFFDEERYDLSTVGRVKMNMRLGFSLDDVPDYLRTLRKQDILATVKTLLELKDGKGQIDDIDNLGNRRVRSVGELMENQYRVGLLRMERAIKERMGSVDIDTVMPHDLINAKPAAAAVREFFGSSQLSQFMDQTNPLSEVTHKRRLSALGPGGLTRERAGFEVRDVHPTHYGRICPIETPEGPNIGLINSLATFAKVNKYGFIETPYRLVKDGKIVGAPRYLSAMEEEKLVVAQADAEVNAESGEFLSDLVSVRQGGDFRLVKPEEVTAIDVSPKQLVSVAAALIPFLENDDANRALMGSNMMRQAVPLVQSDAPLVGTGMEAAVARDSGATIVARRGGVVDSIDGARIVVRATSEEDGTTRGVDIYRLRKFQRSNQSTCINQRPLVKVGDQVAAGDIIADGPSTQLGELALGRNVLVAFMPWNGYNFEDSILISERIATDDVFTSIHIEEFEVMARDTKLGQEEITRDIPNVGEEALRNLDEAGIVYVGAEVNPGDILIGKVTPKGESPMTPEEKLLRAIFGEKASDVRDTSLRLPPGTTGTVVDVRVFSRRGVDKDERAMAIDRAEVERLAKDRDDERAIQERSFTSRLREKLLNQKASGGFKGIKAGTPITDEVLDQYSRVTWRQIGVQDDAVMAEIEALKREFDAAVEKLQKRFDSKVEKLQRGDELPPGVMKMVKVFVAVKRKLQPGDKMAGRHGNKGVVSRVVPVEDMPFLPDGTSVDLVLNPLGVPSRMNIGQILETHLGWACAVLGKQIGELVEDYRRAGAARDELLEKLRDVYGQEIFDRDIEDMTEDQLLELGTNLQRGVPIATPVFDGARISDIETMLTKAGLDTSGQTTLIDGRSGEPFERKVTVGYIYMLKLHHLVDDKIHARSIGPYSLVTQQPLGGKAQFGGQRFGEMEVWALEAYGAAYTLQEMLTVKSDDVSGRTKVYEAIVRDQDNFEAGIPESFNVLVKELKSLGLNVDLENRTP